A section of the Flavobacteriales bacterium genome encodes:
- a CDS encoding response regulator, with product MQEASTIIHWGVPIISIAILLVAWWLLNGRLKRQRLNDELELGKMEAERLKQLDLVKSDFFSNVTHEFRTPLTLILGHLEQVIPTIGDEQAKKELIVVKRNAKLLEKLINQLLDIAKIEADKMDLDLRRGNIVPFVNEIQKSFVSLSLRKKVALKFKANDEVINMDFDPDKIELIFFNLLSNAFKFTDNGEVSLQVGLAEKNGAEYCKLVVQDTGIGIVEDQIPMVFDRFYQSENSRWRKNKGTGIGLALVKDLVDLHKGTIELKSISGVGTEITILLPLHQDSVKSKSDMEIPALEAIDPDLEVSEVFEPNNQTLSEEEINAQNIVLVIEDNDDIRNFLRLTLEPSYRVFEAVDGETGIEKAIEIIPDMIVCDVMMPGKDGFEVTKILKKQEKTSHVPIILLTAKAGLENRITGLETGADAYVPKPFSSEELHARIKNLIDGRKKLKEKYSRSMLVKPEVAHEPSMEEKFLMRVKGVVDKHLDDENFSVEELSKEVGMSRAQLHRKLIALTGKSASRFVRNYRLEHAYQLLENKVGTVSEIAYRVGYSSPAYFTKCFTEDFGISPSQVKKEI from the coding sequence ATGCAAGAGGCTAGTACGATCATACATTGGGGAGTTCCTATCATTTCCATCGCCATCCTTTTGGTTGCGTGGTGGCTCTTGAACGGCCGTTTGAAGAGACAACGTCTGAATGACGAACTGGAACTGGGAAAGATGGAAGCCGAGCGTCTGAAACAGCTCGACCTTGTCAAATCCGACTTCTTCTCTAACGTAACGCACGAGTTCCGCACACCTCTCACGCTTATCCTTGGTCATTTGGAGCAGGTTATTCCTACCATTGGCGATGAACAGGCCAAGAAAGAGTTGATCGTAGTTAAGCGAAACGCCAAACTCCTGGAGAAACTCATCAACCAACTTCTTGACATTGCGAAGATCGAAGCGGATAAAATGGACCTCGATCTACGAAGAGGCAATATTGTTCCATTTGTAAATGAAATCCAGAAATCCTTCGTTTCTCTTTCGCTGAGAAAAAAGGTTGCGCTCAAGTTCAAAGCCAACGATGAGGTAATTAATATGGATTTCGACCCAGACAAGATCGAGCTCATATTCTTCAATCTACTCTCCAACGCATTCAAGTTCACGGATAATGGCGAGGTGAGTTTGCAAGTTGGATTGGCGGAAAAGAATGGAGCCGAATATTGCAAGTTGGTCGTTCAAGACACAGGTATCGGAATTGTGGAGGATCAGATTCCTATGGTTTTTGATCGCTTCTATCAGTCCGAAAATTCGAGATGGAGAAAGAATAAAGGAACAGGAATCGGCTTAGCACTGGTTAAAGATCTGGTTGACCTTCACAAAGGCACGATTGAACTGAAAAGCATCTCAGGAGTCGGAACAGAAATCACCATTCTGCTTCCATTGCACCAAGATTCTGTGAAGTCCAAATCCGACATGGAAATTCCAGCATTGGAAGCCATTGATCCTGATCTGGAAGTTTCGGAGGTATTTGAACCGAACAATCAGACGCTTAGCGAAGAAGAAATAAATGCTCAGAACATTGTTCTTGTGATTGAGGATAATGACGATATCCGAAATTTCCTGCGACTTACTTTGGAACCGAGTTATCGGGTTTTTGAAGCTGTTGACGGAGAAACAGGAATTGAAAAAGCCATCGAGATCATTCCAGATATGATTGTCTGTGACGTGATGATGCCAGGTAAAGATGGTTTTGAAGTGACCAAGATTCTGAAGAAGCAGGAGAAGACCAGCCACGTTCCCATCATTCTTCTCACCGCAAAAGCAGGACTCGAAAACCGCATTACCGGACTCGAAACGGGCGCAGACGCTTACGTTCCAAAGCCGTTCAGTTCGGAAGAGTTGCATGCGCGCATCAAGAATCTGATAGACGGAAGAAAGAAGCTGAAGGAGAAATATTCGCGGTCGATGCTGGTGAAACCAGAAGTGGCACACGAACCTTCTATGGAAGAGAAATTCCTAATGCGTGTAAAAGGCGTGGTTGACAAGCATTTGGATGATGAAAACTTCAGCGTAGAAGAATTGAGTAAGGAAGTCGGAATGAGTCGTGCTCAACTCCACAGAAAACTCATTGCGTTAACAGGAAAAAGCGCCAGCAGGTTTGTGCGCAACTACCGTTTGGAGCATGCATACCAATTACTGGAAAATAAAGTTGGCACAGTTTCTGAAATCGCATACCGCGTAGGCTATAGCAGCCCAGCATATTTCACGAAGTGTTTTACCGAAGATTTCGGCATCTCTCCAAGTCAGGTCAAGAAGGAGATCTGA
- a CDS encoding cold shock domain-containing protein: protein MKKGTVKFFNDSKGFGFIIDDESKTEYFVHVSGLIDEIREDDNVEFELKEGRKGLNAVNVKVL from the coding sequence ATGAAAAAAGGTACAGTAAAGTTTTTCAATGATTCTAAAGGTTTTGGTTTCATTATCGATGATGAGTCAAAGACGGAATACTTCGTTCACGTTTCAGGTCTAATTGACGAGATTCGTGAAGACGATAACGTTGAATTCGAATTGAAAGAAGGTAGAAAAGGACTTAACGCAGTAAACGTTAAGGTTCTATAA
- a CDS encoding DUF5989 family protein — protein MEAFSDLFKFLMERKKWWLTPIVLVLLLLGILIVMGGGTAVAPFVYTLF, from the coding sequence ATGGAAGCATTTTCTGACCTCTTCAAATTTCTGATGGAACGCAAAAAATGGTGGCTCACGCCAATTGTACTGGTACTGCTACTTCTCGGAATCCTAATTGTGATGGGTGGAGGAACAGCCGTTGCGCCTTTTGTTTACACACTTTTCTGA
- the gmk gene encoding guanylate kinase, with product MSQGKLIIFSAPSGSGKTTLVHFLLSKPELKLAFSVSAASRSKRANEEDGKDYYFLTPDEFRARIAKGDFFEWEEVYENQYYGTLRSEIDRIHSQGKTVIFDVDVVGGLNLKKQFGNNALAIFVQPPSVKELENRLKRRLTESDESLAKRVAKAEEELTFADRFDVVVVNDDLEIAKKDAYKLVADFIQ from the coding sequence ATGAGCCAAGGCAAACTCATCATTTTCTCTGCCCCAAGTGGATCGGGCAAAACAACGCTCGTTCATTTTCTGCTTTCAAAACCCGAATTGAAACTGGCATTTTCTGTCTCAGCAGCCAGTAGATCAAAGCGGGCCAACGAAGAAGATGGAAAAGACTACTACTTCCTTACACCTGATGAGTTCCGTGCTCGGATTGCGAAAGGCGATTTCTTTGAATGGGAAGAAGTGTACGAAAACCAATACTATGGAACCCTGCGTTCGGAAATTGACCGCATTCATTCCCAAGGGAAAACGGTGATCTTTGATGTGGACGTAGTTGGTGGATTGAATTTGAAAAAACAATTCGGCAATAATGCCTTGGCCATTTTTGTACAGCCTCCATCGGTTAAAGAGTTGGAAAACCGATTGAAACGCAGATTGACTGAAAGTGATGAAAGTTTAGCCAAGCGCGTGGCCAAAGCGGAAGAGGAATTGACCTTTGCCGATCGCTTTGATGTGGTTGTTGTGAATGACGACCTGGAAATCGCTAAAAAAGACGCATACAAGCTGGTTGCTGATTTCATCCAATGA
- a CDS encoding DUF547 domain-containing protein: MKSLIPIFLLLFSFSIQAQNFFTDADAFLKKNVEKGLVDYKEIKANPAELNALLKQIATAQEHQGDEEKAFLINTYNLFVIKGIVDHHPVEGPLKIDGFFDKQTFTLRGKKITLNDLEKETLAKQFPDPRLHFVLVCAAVGCPKLASFAYTSKKLDDELEQQTRTVINDPAFIRLQGPNAQVSQIFEWYAPDFGGSDQVIPFIQRFLLKKIKLNPKYSFYEYDWSLNELK, encoded by the coding sequence ATGAAATCACTCATTCCTATTTTCCTTCTTCTATTTTCATTTTCTATTCAGGCGCAGAACTTCTTTACGGATGCTGACGCTTTTTTGAAAAAGAATGTGGAAAAGGGTTTGGTGGATTACAAGGAAATCAAGGCCAATCCTGCCGAATTGAATGCGCTACTCAAGCAAATTGCAACGGCCCAAGAACATCAGGGAGATGAGGAGAAAGCATTTCTGATCAACACATACAATCTGTTCGTTATCAAAGGAATTGTTGATCATCATCCCGTAGAAGGGCCGCTTAAAATCGATGGGTTCTTTGATAAGCAAACCTTCACGTTGCGCGGAAAGAAAATCACACTGAATGACTTGGAAAAGGAAACACTTGCCAAACAATTTCCCGACCCACGCTTACATTTCGTGCTGGTTTGTGCAGCAGTTGGTTGTCCAAAATTGGCTTCATTTGCTTATACATCTAAAAAGTTGGATGATGAGTTGGAGCAGCAGACAAGGACCGTTATCAACGACCCGGCCTTCATTCGATTGCAAGGGCCGAATGCACAGGTATCGCAGATATTTGAATGGTACGCACCCGATTTTGGTGGTTCAGATCAGGTCATTCCGTTTATTCAGCGATTTCTGTTGAAGAAAATAAAACTCAATCCGAAATATTCGTTCTACGAGTATGATTGGAGTTTGAATGAGTTGAAATAG
- a CDS encoding nicotinate-nucleotide adenylyltransferase, which yields MKKVGLFFGSFNPIHVGHMIIADHVAINTELKEIWFVVSPHNPLKQKKSLLDGHHRLSLVRLATENDPRFKVSDIEFHLEQPSYTSVTLAYLKEKYPNVEFTLIMGGDNLASFSRWKNYESILENYPIVLYSRPDFDATEMLDRGRITVLDAPQMNISSSSIREQISAGHSVKYLMPAEAWEYLDEMNFYK from the coding sequence ATGAAAAAGGTCGGCCTGTTCTTCGGTTCGTTCAATCCGATTCATGTCGGACATATGATCATTGCCGACCATGTTGCCATCAATACCGAACTAAAGGAGATATGGTTTGTGGTATCGCCACATAATCCGCTCAAGCAAAAAAAAAGTCTGTTAGACGGGCATCATCGCTTATCGCTTGTGCGGCTTGCAACTGAAAATGATCCGCGGTTCAAAGTATCTGATATTGAATTTCACCTTGAGCAACCTTCGTACACTTCAGTCACACTCGCATATTTAAAGGAGAAATACCCGAATGTTGAGTTCACATTGATAATGGGCGGAGATAATCTGGCCTCATTTTCAAGATGGAAGAATTACGAATCCATTCTTGAAAATTATCCCATTGTGCTTTATTCGCGTCCTGATTTTGACGCAACGGAAATGCTTGATAGAGGCAGAATAACGGTGCTAGATGCTCCACAAATGAATATTTCATCCAGTTCCATTCGCGAACAGATAAGTGCAGGCCACAGCGTAAAGTATCTGATGCCCGCTGAAGCTTGGGAATATTTAGATGAAATGAACTTCTATAAATAA